GTAGGCCCCGGTGTCAGCGTCGGTGCCCGTGCAGTCGTCGGTGCCCGTGCCGTCGCGGTCAAGGATGTCGGTCGCGATGAAATCGTGGCCGGAAATCCTGCCAAGAAAGTGGGCACCCGGCCGCAACAAGCATCATGAGCCCCCCACTCCCCCTTCCCCTGACGGTCTGCATCCCCGTGCGGAACGAGGCCAAGAACCTGCCATCCTGCCTGGCAGCGCTGGGTCGTGACTTCGAGGAAATCGTGGTGATCGATTCCGGCAGCACCGATGCCACGCGCCAGATCGCGGAGGCCGCGGGAGCGAGCGTGCTGGATTTCAAATGGGACGGGAAATTTCCGAAGAAGCGCAACTGGGCGCTGCGGAATCATGCCTTCACCACGCCCTGGGTGCTTTTCGTCGATGCCGACGAGCAGGTCACACCCGAGTTCATCGCAGAGCTGCGCCGGACCCTGCCGGACACGAAGCACGACGGCTTCTGGCTTTCCTTCGACAACTGGTTCATGGGCCGCCCGCTGCGCCATGGGGATACCTTCCGGAAGCTCGCCCTCTTCCGCATCGGCAGCGGCGAGTATGAACGCTTCCCGGAAGACCAGTGGAGCCATCTGGACATGGAGGTGCATGAGCACCCCGTGCTGGAAGGGTCCACCGCAGATATCAGCTCGCGGCTCCAGCACCATGACTACCGCGGGATGAAGCACTATCTGGCGAAGCATAACGAATACTCCAGCTGGGAGGCAAACCGCTATCACTGGCTGCTGAAGGCGGGCGACGACGAGTGGTCGAAACTGAACGGGCGGCAACGCTTCAAGTACCGCCACCTCGCGGCATGGTGGCTGGGGCCCTTCTACTTTTTGATGTGCTTCATCGCGAAGCGCGGCTTTCTGGACGGGCCTAACGGCTGGACCTTCGCGCGGCTGAAGATGCAGTACTTCAGCGATATCCGCCTGAAGATCGCCGAGATCGCCCGCGAGCATGCGAGCCAAGGCAGCGGAGCCCCCGCACCCGCCGCGAATGGCAGTGCCGCGCTGCAAGGCTAAGCCTGCGCCGCCCGTTTTTCCCCTCTCTCACCCACCCTTCCATCCCCCCGTGCCTGTCCCTCTTATCTTCGTAGCCGTCCTTTGGCTTCACTTCTTCTGGTCGCTGGTACCCGAGTGGC
This portion of the Luteolibacter luteus genome encodes:
- a CDS encoding glycosyltransferase family 2 protein, which translates into the protein MSPPLPLPLTVCIPVRNEAKNLPSCLAALGRDFEEIVVIDSGSTDATRQIAEAAGASVLDFKWDGKFPKKRNWALRNHAFTTPWVLFVDADEQVTPEFIAELRRTLPDTKHDGFWLSFDNWFMGRPLRHGDTFRKLALFRIGSGEYERFPEDQWSHLDMEVHEHPVLEGSTADISSRLQHHDYRGMKHYLAKHNEYSSWEANRYHWLLKAGDDEWSKLNGRQRFKYRHLAAWWLGPFYFLMCFIAKRGFLDGPNGWTFARLKMQYFSDIRLKIAEIAREHASQGSGAPAPAANGSAALQG